A region from the Campylobacter blaseri genome encodes:
- a CDS encoding ATP-binding protein: MDWSNIKAAIYRGNRGILKPVRDIDYVDIDSLIGISRQKDMLLKNTKNFIENKMASHTLLWGERGCGKSSLIKAVFTKFVGNNLRIIEISKDDLVNLADIIDEIRDEKEYRFIIFCDDLSFEDSDISYKYLKVVLEGSIEKTPSNVLIYATSNRRHLIKELKKDNEDTTILDGEIHYGDAVEEKLSLSDRFGLWISFYQGSYSEYLKIIDSYFNGYEVDRSKLHEEAKKFAMLRGSRSGRTAKQFFINYKKALSE, translated from the coding sequence GTGGATTGGTCTAATATAAAAGCTGCTATTTATAGGGGAAATAGAGGTATTTTAAAACCTGTTAGAGATATTGATTATGTAGATATTGATAGCCTGATTGGAATTAGTAGGCAAAAGGATATGCTTTTAAAGAATACTAAAAATTTCATAGAAAATAAAATGGCAAGTCACACTCTTTTGTGGGGTGAGAGAGGTTGTGGAAAATCATCTTTAATCAAGGCTGTATTTACAAAATTTGTGGGTAATAATCTAAGAATTATTGAAATTTCAAAAGATGATTTGGTAAATTTAGCTGATATAATTGATGAAATAAGGGATGAAAAAGAGTATAGGTTTATCATATTTTGTGATGATTTGAGTTTTGAAGATAGTGATATTAGTTACAAATATTTAAAAGTTGTATTAGAAGGAAGTATTGAAAAAACACCTTCAAATGTCTTAATTTATGCCACTTCAAACAGAAGGCATTTGATAAAAGAGCTTAAAAAAGATAATGAAGATACGACCATTTTAGATGGAGAGATTCATTATGGCGATGCTGTTGAAGAAAAACTATCTTTATCGGATAGGTTTGGGTTGTGGATAAGTTTCTATCAAGGGAGTTATAGTGAGTATTTAAAAATTATAGATAGCTATTTTAATGGGTATGAAGTGGATAGATCTAAGCTTCATGAAGAAGCAAAGAAATTTGCAATGCTAAGAGGTAGCAGAAGTGGAAGAACCGCAAAGCAGTTTTTTATAAACTATAAAAAGGCTTTAAGTGAATAG
- a CDS encoding 3-methyladenine DNA glycosylase, with translation MNSTELFEIVYNNSNFDKTNPKWWPNYGTFEVVIGAILTQNTKWDNVELALKNLKNYDLLNLEKLYEIDIETLANLIKPSGFYNIKAKRIKILIKAMQDDFNSFERFKECADREWLLSQKGIGFESCDAILCYACSKEEMVVDNYTLRILNYLNYEFQSYDEAKEWLSYLDIDMLLQKYEFDSINTIFCAYHGAIVEFSKVHFKGKLLSKEAKKLLELS, from the coding sequence GTGAATAGCACAGAGCTTTTTGAAATAGTATATAATAACTCAAATTTTGATAAAACTAATCCAAAATGGTGGCCTAATTATGGAACTTTTGAGGTTGTAATAGGGGCGATACTTACTCAGAATACAAAATGGGATAATGTAGAACTTGCTTTAAAAAATTTAAAAAATTATGATTTATTAAACTTAGAAAAACTATATGAAATTGATATAGAGACACTTGCAAATTTAATAAAGCCAAGTGGATTTTATAATATAAAAGCTAAACGAATTAAAATTTTAATAAAGGCTATGCAAGATGATTTTAATAGCTTTGAGAGATTTAAAGAGTGTGCGGATAGGGAGTGGTTGTTGTCTCAAAAAGGAATTGGTTTTGAGAGTTGTGATGCTATTTTGTGCTATGCTTGTAGTAAAGAAGAGATGGTAGTTGATAATTATACTTTGAGAATTTTAAACTATCTTAATTATGAGTTTCAAAGCTATGATGAGGCTAAAGAGTGGCTTAGTTATCTTGATATCGATATGCTTTTACAAAAATATGAATTTGATAGTATAAATACCATTTTTTGTGCCTATCACGGGGCGATAGTTGAGTTTTCAAAAGTTCATTTCAAAGGTAAATTGCTTAGCAAAGAGGCTAAAAAACTACTTGAATTAAGTTAA
- the alr gene encoding alanine racemase, which yields MENLYKIKDNIYAKINLDNLKSNFLILKSKLSKNTKYCGVVKANAYGHGSVEIAKFYEKLGADYLSVARLNEAVELRQNGINLPILLLSHSINIELAIKHDIEMSLYDLETAKIMNIKAKEANKKLKVHIKIDTGMSRIGFSSSNLEKTINDIKTISNLENLEIIGIFSHFSNSDDDDFSFFNKQLSKFSKILDYLKKQNIDIPIKHISNSAGFINHDNANFDMVRVGITAYGLYPSKNQKDIGLHPVMSVMAKIINVKIIEKGTPVSYGLTYIAKEREKILTISVGYADGFLRQRTDPMVVINGQKYPVVGRICMDQCMVKVPLNLDVKIGNEVMIFGEDTITATDIADSWGSINYEVICAVARRVPRIYFEDNKLVKMVDYINPSNV from the coding sequence TTGGAAAATTTATATAAAATCAAAGACAATATTTATGCAAAGATTAATTTAGATAATTTAAAATCAAATTTTTTAATTTTAAAATCAAAACTTAGTAAAAATACCAAGTATTGCGGTGTCGTAAAGGCAAATGCTTATGGACATGGAAGCGTTGAGATTGCTAAATTTTATGAAAAACTAGGCGCTGATTATTTAAGTGTCGCAAGGCTTAATGAAGCAGTTGAGTTAAGACAAAATGGGATAAATTTGCCCATCCTTCTGCTTTCACATAGTATAAATATAGAATTAGCGATAAAACACGATATAGAGATGTCATTGTATGATTTAGAAACTGCAAAAATTATGAACATAAAAGCAAAAGAAGCCAATAAGAAACTTAAAGTTCATATAAAAATTGATACAGGTATGTCAAGAATTGGTTTTTCTAGTTCAAATTTGGAAAAAACTATAAATGATATTAAAACTATTTCAAATTTAGAAAATTTAGAGATAATTGGAATTTTTTCTCATTTTTCAAACTCAGATGACGATGATTTTAGTTTTTTTAATAAACAATTATCTAAATTCAGTAAAATCTTAGACTATCTAAAAAAACAAAATATAGATATTCCTATAAAACACATCTCTAACTCAGCAGGTTTTATAAATCACGATAATGCAAATTTTGATATGGTAAGGGTTGGCATAACAGCTTATGGTTTATACCCATCAAAAAATCAAAAAGATATAGGACTTCACCCTGTGATGAGTGTTATGGCTAAAATTATCAATGTAAAAATTATAGAAAAAGGAACACCTGTTAGCTATGGATTAACTTATATTGCAAAAGAAAGAGAAAAAATTTTAACAATAAGCGTTGGTTATGCTGATGGTTTTTTAAGACAAAGAACAGATCCCATGGTTGTTATCAATGGTCAAAAATATCCTGTAGTTGGTAGGATATGTATGGATCAATGTATGGTTAAAGTTCCTTTAAACCTTGATGTAAAAATAGGAAATGAAGTTATGATTTTTGGTGAAGACACCATAACAGCTACTGATATAGCCGATAGCTGGGGTAGCATAAACTATGAAGTTATCTGCGCTGTTGCAAGAAGAGTTCCTAGGATATACTTTGAAGATAACAAACTTGTAAAAATGGTTGATTATATAAATCCTAGCAATGTTTAG
- a CDS encoding 3'-5' exonuclease, with amino-acid sequence MNIKTDNLLNLLAAKSINYYDFIHNASNIEEIVELFDPKDFSMWRALGANVIKLDNGKITLKTRETNIEDQVFCIVDIETSGGINSGQIIEIGALKIKNKEIISKFETFIKAKEIPENITELTGISVEDVKNAPSLKNVLEKFRIFLGDSVFVAHNVEFDYGFISKSMENLGYGPLLNRRLCTINLARRTIPSKKYGLCYLKELLGIENTHHRALNDAISAFEVFKTSLKFLPWTVQSTEDLIEFSKKAPPVKIIKKEDIS; translated from the coding sequence TTGAATATAAAAACTGATAATCTACTTAATCTATTAGCAGCAAAAAGCATTAATTACTATGATTTTATCCATAATGCAAGTAATATAGAAGAGATTGTGGAACTTTTTGATCCTAAAGATTTTAGTATGTGGCGAGCACTTGGTGCAAATGTAATAAAGCTTGACAATGGTAAAATAACATTAAAAACAAGAGAAACAAATATAGAAGATCAAGTTTTTTGCATTGTTGATATTGAAACAAGTGGTGGTATAAATAGTGGGCAAATTATAGAAATAGGTGCTTTGAAAATTAAAAACAAAGAGATTATTAGCAAATTTGAGACATTTATTAAGGCAAAAGAGATTCCAGAAAACATAACAGAACTAACAGGTATAAGTGTTGAAGATGTCAAAAATGCTCCGAGTTTGAAAAATGTTCTAGAGAAATTTAGGATTTTTCTAGGAGATAGTGTTTTTGTGGCGCATAATGTTGAGTTTGATTATGGTTTCATTAGTAAAAGCATGGAAAACTTAGGGTATGGACCTCTTTTAAACAGAAGACTTTGCACTATAAATCTTGCAAGAAGAACTATACCTTCTAAAAAATATGGTCTTTGCTATTTAAAAGAGCTGCTTGGGATAGAAAATACTCATCACAGAGCTTTAAATGATGCCATTAGTGCCTTTGAGGTATTTAAAACTTCACTAAAATTTTTGCCATGGACTGTTCAATCAACCGAAGATTTAATTGAGTTTAGTAAAAAAGCACCGCCTGTTAAAATAATAAAAAAAGAAGATATTAGTTAA
- the rpe gene encoding ribulose-phosphate 3-epimerase: MYVAPSILSADFGNLSNEIKAVCEAGADLIHVDVMDGHFVPNLTIGPLVVKAAKQASTKPLDIHLMVENIPFFVDLFLPLQPKFLSFHIEEEKHPLRLISHIRDNGVSPAIVLNPHTPISTLKHIIQEVDMVLLMSVNPGFGGQKFIPSVIEKIKELKELIYKTNSTCMIEVDGGVNGLNISELDEAGADIVVAGNYIFSSNDYAESIKALKL, translated from the coding sequence ATGTATGTAGCACCAAGTATTTTATCAGCTGATTTTGGAAATTTAAGTAATGAGATAAAAGCCGTATGTGAAGCTGGGGCAGATCTTATTCATGTAGATGTTATGGATGGTCATTTTGTTCCAAATTTAACAATTGGACCACTGGTTGTAAAAGCCGCAAAGCAAGCAAGTACAAAACCACTTGATATACATTTAATGGTTGAAAATATTCCATTTTTTGTTGATCTTTTTTTACCACTACAGCCTAAATTTCTAAGCTTCCATATAGAAGAAGAAAAACACCCTTTAAGACTTATAAGCCATATTAGAGATAACGGCGTAAGTCCTGCTATAGTTTTAAACCCACACACGCCAATTAGCACCTTAAAACACATCATTCAAGAGGTTGATATGGTTCTTTTGATGAGTGTTAACCCTGGATTTGGTGGACAAAAATTTATACCTTCTGTGATAGAAAAAATAAAAGAGCTAAAAGAGCTCATATATAAAACAAATTCCACCTGCATGATAGAGGTTGATGGTGGGGTAAATGGTTTAAATATAAGCGAACTAGATGAGGCAGGAGCTGATATAGTAGTGGCTGGAAACTATATATTTTCATCAAATGATTATGCAGAATCAATAAAAGCTTTAAAGTTATAA
- the rpmB gene encoding 50S ribosomal protein L28 codes for MSKRCAITGKGAMSGNNVSHANNKTRRRFLPNLRTIRVTLEDGTTKRIKVAASTLRTMKKNSR; via the coding sequence ATGTCAAAAAGATGTGCTATTACAGGCAAAGGCGCAATGTCAGGAAACAATGTAAGCCATGCTAATAACAAAACTAGAAGAAGATTTTTACCAAATTTAAGAACGATTCGTGTAACTTTAGAAGATGGAACAACTAAAAGAATTAAAGTTGCAGCTTCTACATTAAGAACAATGAAGAAAAATTCTAGATAA
- a CDS encoding potassium channel family protein gives MDKINRFLDRSKNSRPDINANTEIYVQLKPFRLPLILVVLLMMIGTFGYMAFSGFNLMDAFYQAGMTFTTVGFTEVAEITPAGRIFTVAFIFAGFCAFTFSLGIVIETFKKGYLINAIRERNMISKIARLKHHFVICHHNIYTIELSKQFRENHIPFVVIDNDPNFNEIAKEHKYPYYIQGEPHVELSLLKAHLSSAKGVIALSSSIADNIAIVATVRLYEKELEIDTPYFIMTSTDNESDAEKLKKLGADSVILPSKLAAQKLSAISVRPDMENILDKFLYKKDTLIDIEEIEVPEHSWVRFKRIKETHLRDMTNANIVGIENENGSFIAMPNGDVVIGTNSKLLVIGTAKGIMLTRKLIQNRYKPQEFKYV, from the coding sequence ATGGATAAGATAAACAGATTCCTCGACCGGTCAAAAAACTCAAGACCGGATATAAACGCAAATACAGAAATTTATGTTCAATTAAAGCCATTTAGATTACCACTGATTCTAGTTGTCCTATTGATGATGATAGGAACTTTTGGATATATGGCATTTAGTGGTTTTAATCTAATGGATGCCTTTTACCAAGCAGGCATGACTTTTACAACTGTTGGTTTTACTGAGGTTGCTGAAATAACTCCTGCTGGTAGAATTTTTACTGTAGCTTTTATTTTTGCAGGCTTTTGTGCTTTTACCTTTTCTTTGGGTATAGTCATAGAGACCTTTAAAAAAGGTTATCTTATAAATGCAATAAGGGAGAGAAATATGATAAGTAAAATTGCAAGATTAAAGCATCATTTTGTAATATGTCACCACAACATTTATACAATTGAACTTTCAAAACAGTTTAGAGAAAACCACATACCTTTTGTAGTTATAGACAATGATCCAAATTTTAATGAAATAGCTAAAGAGCACAAATATCCTTATTATATACAAGGCGAACCGCATGTTGAGCTATCTTTGTTAAAAGCCCATTTATCAAGCGCTAAAGGGGTTATCGCACTTAGTTCTAGCATAGCCGATAATATAGCAATTGTAGCAACAGTAAGACTATATGAGAAAGAGCTAGAGATTGATACACCATATTTTATAATGACTTCAACTGATAATGAAAGCGATGCTGAAAAACTTAAAAAACTTGGAGCAGATTCTGTAATTCTTCCTTCAAAGCTTGCCGCACAAAAACTTAGCGCTATTAGCGTTAGGCCTGATATGGAAAATATTTTAGATAAATTTTTATATAAAAAAGATACTCTTATTGATATTGAAGAAATTGAGGTTCCTGAGCATTCATGGGTTAGATTTAAAAGGATAAAAGAAACTCACTTAAGAGATATGACAAACGCAAATATCGTTGGGATAGAAAATGAAAATGGAAGCTTTATTGCTATGCCAAATGGAGATGTCGTCATAGGAACAAATTCTAAATTGTTAGTTATAGGAACTGCAAAAGGGATAATGCTTACAAGAAAATTAATTCAAAACAGATATAAACCACAAGAATTTAAATATGTTTAG
- a CDS encoding YdcH family protein, which translates to MLHEYRDLITELKGKNARFDSLFEKHHELDHKVADAVEGRVHLSDFELDNLKKEKLKIKDKIYAFLTEYKNSKNS; encoded by the coding sequence ATGTTACATGAATATAGGGATTTAATTACAGAATTAAAAGGTAAAAATGCTAGATTTGATTCGCTTTTTGAAAAACATCATGAACTTGACCATAAAGTTGCAGATGCGGTTGAGGGCAGAGTTCATCTAAGTGATTTTGAGTTAGATAACTTAAAAAAAGAAAAACTTAAAATAAAAGATAAAATTTATGCTTTTTTGACAGAGTATAAAAACTCAAAAAATAGCTAA
- a CDS encoding PAS domain-containing protein, producing MKRPEPINKEIKLTPNRYIVSKTDPKGIITYANDYFVEIVQYTRDELIGQPHNIIRHPDMPKIAFKLMWDTIQQGKNFKALVKNLAKDGRFYWVITDFENLYDPTRNRIVSYTAYRMAPPRSAIKTMEPIYKKLVELEKTGGMEASGKFLEEFLKENNTTYDDFIESLVTPKGNFLARIIDKIKSIFKK from the coding sequence ATGAAAAGACCAGAGCCAATTAATAAAGAGATTAAACTAACACCAAATAGGTATATTGTTTCTAAAACAGATCCAAAAGGGATTATAACTTATGCAAATGATTATTTTGTAGAGATTGTTCAGTACACAAGAGATGAATTAATCGGACAACCTCACAATATAATTAGACATCCTGACATGCCAAAAATTGCATTTAAGTTAATGTGGGATACAATTCAACAGGGCAAAAACTTTAAAGCTTTAGTTAAAAACTTAGCAAAAGATGGTAGATTTTACTGGGTTATAACTGACTTTGAAAATTTATATGATCCAACTAGAAATAGAATTGTAAGTTATACCGCTTACAGAATGGCACCTCCAAGAAGCGCTATTAAAACAATGGAGCCTATATATAAAAAACTAGTTGAACTTGAAAAAACTGGTGGAATGGAAGCTAGTGGAAAATTCCTAGAAGAGTTTTTAAAAGAAAACAATACTACATATGATGATTTTATAGAATCTTTAGTAACTCCAAAAGGAAATTTTTTGGCTAGGATTATTGATAAAATAAAATCAATATTTAAAAAGTAA
- the lon gene encoding endopeptidase La has product MENKENKLVIKELPIIVEDELFLYPFMITPIFLNDEDNILALEEAIDKESMVMVASSKDSFHTKRDFNSIYKAGVIGNIMRKTNLPDGRVKILFQGSYKGEIIEGLSEKPLIAKVRAIQTYLKKSDKIEPLTNVLRQKIKTLSSMTHYFPPDLLRTIDDSIEPNRLTDLVLSSLRLSKNKSYEFFIEKDLENKFFNLIDYISREIEAQKLEKEIKSKVHSRIEQNNKEYFLKEQLKQIQKELGTDKDKELEIDEYRKKLELKKPHMNSDAYKEISKQIDKFSRLHPDSTDSSMVQSYLDWVLEIPFEKLAKKRSSMDEVKKILDNEHYALEKPKKRIEEYFALRELLELRGMGNKANNGVILCFAGPPGVGKTSLANSIATALKRELVRIALGGLEDVNELRGHRRTYVGAMPGRIVQGLIDAKQMNPVMVLDEIDKIAKSFRGDPTAVLLEILDPEQNNSYRDYYLNFNIDLSKIIFIATANDVSNIPAPLRDRMEFIYLNSYTPQEKFEIAKRYLVPQELKKHGLKPSDVNISEGALKLIISDYTRESGVRNLRRRIADILRKAAVSILTNKDNKKISVNLKNLPQFLDKKVYEIDSVDKNDQVGIVNGLAWTSVGGDVLKIEAVKIEGKGNLQITGHLGDVMKESAQIALSVVKVLIDEKVIKIPLNSIKDLKSSEKKDTQIYNNYNLHIHVPEGATPKDGPSAGIAMATAIASIFSNKKVKSNVAMTGELTLSGKILPIGGLKEKLIAAHKAKITKVLIPRKNYDRDLVDIPDEVKNDLEIIAVDTIDNVLKLALN; this is encoded by the coding sequence ATGGAAAATAAAGAAAACAAACTTGTTATAAAAGAGTTACCAATAATAGTAGAGGATGAACTTTTTTTATATCCTTTTATGATAACTCCGATATTTTTAAATGATGAAGATAATATTTTAGCCCTTGAAGAGGCTATAGATAAAGAGAGCATGGTTATGGTTGCTAGTAGCAAAGATAGCTTTCATACAAAAAGAGATTTTAACTCAATCTATAAAGCAGGTGTTATTGGAAATATCATGAGAAAAACAAACCTACCCGATGGTAGGGTTAAAATTCTCTTTCAAGGATCATATAAAGGTGAGATCATTGAAGGATTATCAGAAAAACCCCTAATAGCTAAAGTAAGAGCAATACAAACATATCTAAAAAAAAGCGACAAGATAGAACCTCTTACAAATGTTCTAAGACAAAAGATAAAAACTCTAAGCTCTATGACACACTACTTTCCGCCAGACCTTTTAAGGACTATAGACGATAGCATAGAGCCAAATAGATTAACAGATTTAGTTCTAAGCTCACTTAGACTTTCAAAAAATAAATCTTATGAGTTTTTTATAGAAAAAGATTTAGAAAATAAATTTTTTAATTTAATTGACTATATAAGTAGAGAAATAGAGGCTCAAAAACTAGAAAAAGAGATAAAATCCAAAGTTCATTCAAGAATAGAACAAAATAACAAAGAGTACTTTTTAAAAGAGCAGTTAAAACAAATTCAAAAAGAGCTTGGCACAGATAAAGACAAAGAGCTAGAAATAGATGAGTATAGAAAAAAATTAGAACTTAAAAAACCACATATGAATAGTGATGCTTATAAAGAGATATCAAAACAAATTGATAAATTTTCTAGACTTCATCCTGATTCTACAGACTCATCTATGGTGCAAAGCTATTTAGACTGGGTTTTGGAAATTCCTTTTGAAAAATTAGCAAAAAAACGCTCATCTATGGATGAAGTTAAGAAAATTTTAGATAATGAACATTATGCTTTAGAAAAACCTAAAAAAAGAATTGAAGAATATTTTGCTTTAAGAGAGCTTTTAGAACTAAGAGGTATGGGAAATAAAGCAAATAATGGAGTTATTTTATGCTTTGCAGGACCTCCGGGTGTTGGAAAAACCAGCTTAGCTAACTCAATTGCAACGGCTTTAAAAAGAGAGCTTGTAAGAATAGCTCTTGGTGGACTTGAAGATGTAAATGAACTACGAGGCCATAGAAGAACATATGTTGGTGCTATGCCTGGAAGAATAGTTCAAGGACTAATTGATGCAAAGCAAATGAATCCTGTTATGGTGCTTGATGAGATAGATAAGATTGCTAAGAGCTTTAGAGGAGACCCTACTGCTGTATTACTTGAAATTTTAGATCCTGAGCAAAACAATAGTTATAGGGATTATTATTTAAATTTTAATATAGATTTAAGTAAAATAATATTTATAGCTACAGCTAATGATGTATCAAACATACCTGCTCCACTTCGTGATAGGATGGAATTTATCTATTTAAATTCATATACCCCTCAGGAAAAATTTGAAATTGCCAAAAGGTATTTAGTTCCTCAAGAGTTAAAAAAACATGGGCTTAAGCCAAGCGATGTAAATATATCTGAAGGTGCTCTAAAGCTTATAATAAGCGATTATACAAGAGAAAGTGGAGTTAGAAATTTAAGAAGGAGAATAGCTGATATTTTAAGAAAGGCAGCTGTTAGTATATTAACAAATAAAGATAATAAAAAAATATCGGTTAATCTTAAAAATTTACCACAATTTTTAGATAAAAAGGTTTATGAGATAGATAGTGTTGATAAAAATGATCAAGTAGGTATTGTAAATGGTCTTGCTTGGACAAGTGTTGGTGGAGATGTTTTAAAGATAGAAGCTGTTAAAATAGAGGGAAAAGGAAACCTTCAAATAACAGGTCATTTAGGCGATGTAATGAAAGAATCAGCTCAAATAGCACTAAGCGTCGTGAAGGTTTTAATTGATGAAAAGGTTATTAAAATTCCTTTAAATTCTATAAAAGATTTAAAATCGAGCGAAAAAAAAGATACTCAAATTTATAATAATTACAACCTTCATATACATGTGCCAGAAGGTGCAACGCCAAAAGATGGTCCAAGTGCTGGTATAGCTATGGCAACAGCGATTGCATCTATTTTTTCAAATAAAAAAGTAAAATCAAATGTAGCTATGACAGGAGAACTAACTCTTAGTGGAAAAATTCTTCCTATAGGTGGATTAAAAGAAAAATTGATAGCCGCACATAAGGCAAAGATAACAAAAGTTTTAATACCTAGAAAAAACTATGATAGAGATTTAGTAGATATACCTGATGAAGTAAAAAATGATCTGGAAATAATAGCTGTAGACACAATAGATAATGTTTTAAAACTAGCTTTAAATTAA
- a CDS encoding outer membrane protein assembly factor BamD, with product MKFFIRLICLTFIVAIITGCGSKKSGVYNLPPHAWYEQISKDIRDGNLKAANEHYMQFSSEHISSPLLEPTLLILAQSNIHNHKYMEANEYLNQYIRRYGTREKIEYATFLKIKANYESFKRPNRNQNLIKHSINEINNFLINYPQTQYRPLAETMLIKFKLAEFYLDQNIQDLYERTDRNISAKVYEEKIQNSKLKDANLVPPQLPWYRAFFE from the coding sequence ATGAAATTTTTTATAAGGCTTATTTGTTTAACATTTATAGTAGCTATAATCACTGGTTGTGGAAGTAAAAAATCTGGTGTGTATAATTTGCCACCACATGCATGGTATGAGCAAATTTCAAAAGATATAAGAGATGGAAATTTAAAAGCAGCAAATGAACACTATATGCAGTTTTCAAGCGAACATATATCATCACCTCTTTTAGAGCCAACACTTCTTATTTTAGCTCAATCAAACATACATAATCATAAGTATATGGAAGCAAACGAATATCTTAATCAATATATTAGAAGATATGGAACTAGAGAAAAAATTGAATATGCCACATTTTTAAAGATAAAAGCAAACTATGAATCATTTAAAAGACCAAATAGAAATCAAAATTTAATAAAACATAGTATAAATGAGATAAATAATTTTTTAATTAACTATCCTCAAACACAGTATAGACCACTTGCAGAAACTATGCTAATTAAGTTTAAACTAGCAGAGTTTTATCTAGATCAAAATATACAAGATTTATACGAAAGAACTGATAGAAACATATCAGCAAAAGTATATGAAGAAAAAATTCAAAATTCAAAATTAAAAGATGCAAATTTAGTACCGCCACAACTTCCATGGTATAGAGCATTTTTTGAGTAA
- a CDS encoding pyrroline-5-carboxylate reductase, with amino-acid sequence MEIYILGNGSMAEAMAIGLSSKFKVIIVSREKQDSRYLSEFNIKNELYGQKYDIEGKNIILAFKPYALKEVSKKLVGKAEICISVLAMTKLEDLKHIDSKVRVCAMPNIAAKFKASTTIYYTNDDDSKAAQILKEFGDIYRVYSDDEFKISGVVSGCVPAYLALINEALQNGCVREGINKELARSLVNSSFKSSVELMQNFHPAIMKEKVCSPKGMTIEGVYFLEKNGIRGIFMEALNRSINKK; translated from the coding sequence ATGGAAATTTATATTCTCGGAAATGGCTCTATGGCGGAGGCTATGGCTATAGGTTTAAGTAGCAAATTTAAAGTCATTATAGTAAGTAGAGAAAAGCAAGATAGTAGATATTTAAGTGAATTTAATATTAAAAATGAACTATACGGGCAAAAATATGATATCGAAGGGAAAAATATAATCTTAGCTTTTAAGCCATATGCATTAAAAGAGGTATCTAAAAAACTAGTTGGAAAAGCAGAAATTTGCATAAGTGTTTTGGCTATGACTAAATTAGAAGATTTAAAACACATTGATTCAAAAGTAAGAGTTTGTGCCATGCCTAATATAGCAGCAAAATTTAAAGCTTCAACAACTATTTACTATACAAATGATGATGATAGCAAAGCAGCTCAAATATTAAAAGAGTTTGGTGATATATATAGAGTTTATAGTGATGATGAGTTTAAAATATCTGGCGTAGTTAGTGGATGTGTGCCTGCTTATCTTGCATTAATTAATGAAGCTTTACAAAATGGTTGTGTTAGAGAGGGCATAAACAAGGAATTAGCTAGGAGTTTGGTTAATTCATCTTTTAAAAGCAGTGTAGAATTAATGCAAAATTTTCATCCAGCAATTATGAAAGAAAAAGTATGCTCCCCTAAAGGTATGACAATAGAAGGAGTCTATTTTCTTGAAAAAAATGGCATTAGAGGTATTTTTATGGAAGCACTAAATAGAAGTATTAATAAAAAATAA